TAATCAAAGTATAACTTAACAATTCATTATTCTTACTTTATAATACCCAATTCTCAAATAATGAAAATATGTTTATATATTTCGATAAATTTAAAGGTATAAAAGCCTAGTGTAGCTTTATTGATAAACAAAGCCAAAGCAGTGAATCTGAGACATAATGTTCTTAGACAAAATAAAAAAAGCTGATTTCTATTAATTATTTGATAGAAATCAGCTTTTTGAAATGAATTTAATACTATACAGATCGTTGAATCACTATTTTCCTTATATTAAGTACCTAATAGTGATAATCCTGAGTAAGCAGTGCCCGTCGTAGACAAGTACCACAGCACAAAAATTGGTGGAAAGTCAGCTTACAATAATGTGCCGGTTGGGGTAGCTAAGACGGCACCCAAGGAAGTGATACATCATCAAAAATGCTATTTATAGGATTTTAATACTTAACTTCTATTTAAATATTAAAAAAAGGATAGTATCTTTCAACTATCCTTTAATCAATATTATTCTTCAATCCATTGTGTATGGAATACGCCTTCTTTATCTTTTCTTTCATAAGTATGCGCACCGAAATAGTCACGTTGAGCTTGAATTAAGTTTGCTGGTAAATCAGCTGCTCTGTAACTATCATAGTAGTTAATACTTGATGAGAATCCAGGTGTTGGTACACCATTTTGAACACCCGTTGCTACAACATCGCGTAATGCATTTTGGTATTCAGTTACAATATTTTTAAAGTATGGATCTAATAACAAGTTTTGTAATCCTGGGTTATTATCGTAAGCATCTTTGATTTTTTGTAAGAATTGTGCACGGATAATGCAACCTTCTCTCCAAATCATTGCTAAGTCGCCAAGTTTTAAGTTCCATTCATTATCTTCACTTGCTTTACGCATTTGTGCAAATCCTTGCGCATATGAGCAAATTTTACTCATGTATAGTGCTTTGCGGATTTTTTCTAAAAATTCTTTTTTGTCACCATCAAATGAAGCTTTTGGACCATTTAATTCTTTAGAAGCTTTCACACGTTCTTCTTTAATTGAAGAGATGAATCTTGCAAAAACAGACTCAGTAATGATTGTTAATGGAATACCTAGTTCTAATGCATTAATAGAAGTCCATTTACCTGTACCTTTTTGTCCAGCAGTATCAAGAATTTTTTCAACTAAGGCTTCTTTATCTTCATCTAATTTCATGAAAATATCACCTGTGATTTCAATTAAATAACTTTCTAATTCGCCAGCATTCCAATCTTTGAACGTTTGGGCAATTTCCTCATGTGACATACCTAAAAGTTCTTTCATCATTGCATAGCTTTCTGCAATTAATTGCATATCAGCATATTCAATACCGTTGTGCACCATTTTCACATAGTGACCAGCACCATTTGGTCCAATGTAAGTAACACATGAAGCACCATCTTTAGCTTTAGCAGCAATTGCATCTAAAATATCAGCAACTTTATTATATGCCTCTTCTTGTCCACCTGGCATTAATGAAGGGCCTGTTAATGCGCCTATTTCTCCACCAGAAACTCCCATACCAATGAAGTTGATTGCACTTTCAGCTAAGGCTTTATTACGTCTAATTGTATCTTGATAATTTGTATTACCACCATCAATTAAGATATCTCCATCATCTAATAAAGGTAATAAACTATCGATAGTTGCGTCAGTAGCTTTCCCTGCTTGCACCATTAATAAAATTTTACGTGGTTTTTCTAAAGAATTAACAAATTCTTCTAATGAATATGTAGGGTGGATATTTTTACCCTTTGATTCTTCAACCATTAAATCCGTTTTTTCACTTGAGCGGTTAAATACTGATACACTGTATCCACGTGATTCAATATTCCAAGCTAGGTTTTTACCCATTACGGCTAAACCAATAACTCCAATTTGTTGTGTCATATTACTTACCTCACTTGTTGATTTTTCATTAGTATTGTATCACAAAATGATGATTCGCTACACTAAATCATTTCGATTGCTGAGTAACTAGTTTGATAATTTCCAATACTTGACTTGTTAATAAGTTTAATGCGCTAATCGGCATACGTTCATTTGTAGTATGAATCTTTTCATAGCCAACCCCTAAAATGACAGACGGAATTCCAAACGTGTTAATAATACTCCCGTCAGAGCCACCTCCAGATATAACTGTATTAGCTTTTAATCCTAAATTACGTGCACTTTCTTGAGCAATTTGAACAACCGCTTCATCGTCATTTATTTTAAATCCTGGATAACTTTGTTCTACCGATACTATCGCTTTACCACCTAATTCAGTCGCAGTATTTTCAAATATGTCTGTCATATGTTTGACCTGCTCTTTAATTCTTTCTGAATCATGTGAACGTGCTTCTGCTTCTAAAATAACTTCATCCGCTACAATATTAGTAGCTGAGCCACCATGGAATTTCCCAATGTTGGCGGTAGTTAACTCATCAACTTGACCTAATTTCATTCTACTGATTGCTTTTGCTGCAATATTAATTGCACTTATACCTTCTTTCGGCGTACTTGCATGTGCAGTTTTGCCAATAATTTTAGCTGATATTAACATTTGTGTTGGCGCTCCTACAACTGTAGTACCTACATCAGCACTAGCATCAATTGCATAACCAAAATCAGCATCTAACAATTGCGGTTTTAATTGTTTAGCTCCCACTAACCCTGATTCTTCCCCTACAGTAATCACAAATTGAATTTGTCCATGTGGTAAGCTATGTTCTTGAATAACTTGTAAAACTTCAAATATAGCCGCTAATCCAGCCTTATCATCTGCCCCTAAAATAGTTGTACCATCAGAATATATGTATCCATCTTCTTTTACGATTGGCTTCACATTTATAGCAGGCACAACTGTATCCATATGACTAGTAAAATATAATTTTGGTGCTATGCCTTCTTTGATAGTACTTTTCAATGTGCATATAAGGTTATTTGCGCCTAACTTTGGATGATTACTTGCATTATCTTCCTTTACATCTAGTCCTAATGATTTAAATTTTTCCTTTAAAATTGGTTGAATGGTTTCTTCATGACCTGTTTCAGAATTAATCTGTACTAATTCTAAAAATGTATTTAACAATCTTTGTTCATTAATCATATGAATACCCCTTTTATATTAGAATTTTCTGTTAAAGCATCAGCTACAATTTGTCAGTATGCAACGTTAATTCATTTACAAATAAATAATCAATTAATTGTTCAATTGAATGTCATTTTTGTATAACGTTAGCACAGTTTTAAATATATAATATAATTGTAACTTAAATACAGCATTGTCAAAAATATATTGATTGCATTTTCAATGGTATCGTATAATGAGGAAAATGGCATAAGTAGAAATGGCTCACTTTCTATTAGTTTCTAATATTTGATATAGAAATAACCTTTTAAGGTATAAGGCTTATGTCTTAGTTAAAATAAGAAAGCATATTTATTTGGAGGCAATCAAAATGCAAAATAAAGTTTTAAGAATCATCATCATCGTCTTGCTTGTATCGGTCGTATTGGCTTTATTATTAACTAGTTTAATTCCTAT
This is a stretch of genomic DNA from Staphylococcus roterodami. It encodes these proteins:
- the gndA gene encoding NADP-dependent phosphogluconate dehydrogenase, translating into MTQQIGVIGLAVMGKNLAWNIESRGYSVSVFNRSSEKTDLMVEESKGKNIHPTYSLEEFVNSLEKPRKILLMVQAGKATDATIDSLLPLLDDGDILIDGGNTNYQDTIRRNKALAESAINFIGMGVSGGEIGALTGPSLMPGGQEEAYNKVADILDAIAAKAKDGASCVTYIGPNGAGHYVKMVHNGIEYADMQLIAESYAMMKELLGMSHEEIAQTFKDWNAGELESYLIEITGDIFMKLDEDKEALVEKILDTAGQKGTGKWTSINALELGIPLTIITESVFARFISSIKEERVKASKELNGPKASFDGDKKEFLEKIRKALYMSKICSYAQGFAQMRKASEDNEWNLKLGDLAMIWREGCIIRAQFLQKIKDAYDNNPGLQNLLLDPYFKNIVTEYQNALRDVVATGVQNGVPTPGFSSSINYYDSYRAADLPANLIQAQRDYFGAHTYERKDKEGVFHTQWIEE
- a CDS encoding tripeptidase T; the protein is MINEQRLLNTFLELVQINSETGHEETIQPILKEKFKSLGLDVKEDNASNHPKLGANNLICTLKSTIKEGIAPKLYFTSHMDTVVPAINVKPIVKEDGYIYSDGTTILGADDKAGLAAIFEVLQVIQEHSLPHGQIQFVITVGEESGLVGAKQLKPQLLDADFGYAIDASADVGTTVVGAPTQMLISAKIIGKTAHASTPKEGISAINIAAKAISRMKLGQVDELTTANIGKFHGGSATNIVADEVILEAEARSHDSERIKEQVKHMTDIFENTATELGGKAIVSVEQSYPGFKINDDEAVVQIAQESARNLGLKANTVISGGGSDGSIINTFGIPSVILGVGYEKIHTTNERMPISALNLLTSQVLEIIKLVTQQSK